The Paraburkholderia acidisoli genome contains a region encoding:
- the thiC gene encoding phosphomethylpyrimidine synthase ThiC encodes MNANPKFISANAHVDEAAIAPLPNSRKIYVSGSQPDIRVPMREITQSDTPTGFGGEKNPPIYVYDTSGPYTDPEAQIDIRAGLPAVRQAWIEKRGDTEALPGLSSDYGRERAADPATAELRFPGLHRTPRRAQRGKNVTQMHYARQGIITPEMEYIAIRENQRRAEYLESLKTSGPNGAKLAAMMGRQHPGQAFGAAAFGKDALKEITPEFVREEVARGRAIIPANINHPESEPMIIGRNFLVKINANIGNSAVTSSIGEEVDKMTWAIRWGGDTVMDLSTGKHIHETREWILRNSPVPIGTVPIYQALEKVNGKAEDLTWEMFRDTLIEQAEQGVDYFTIHAGVRLQYVPLTANRMTGIVSRGGSIMAKWCLAHHKESFIYEHFEEICEIMKEYDVSFSLGDGLRPGSIYDANDEAQLGELKTLGELTQIAWKHDVQVMIEGPGHVPMQLIKENMDLQLEWCDEAPFYTLGPLTTDIAPGYDHITSGIGAAMIGWFGTAMLCYVTPKEHLGLPNKDDVKEGIITYKLAAHAADLAKGHPGAQVRDNALSKARFEFRWEDQFNIGLDPDKAREFHDETLPKDSAKVAHFCSMCGPHFCSMKITQDVRDFAAKQGMSDAEALKKGMEVKAVEFVKQGAEIYQRQ; translated from the coding sequence ATGAACGCCAACCCCAAATTCATTTCCGCCAACGCGCACGTCGACGAAGCCGCCATCGCGCCGCTGCCCAATTCGCGCAAGATCTACGTGAGCGGCTCGCAGCCCGACATCCGCGTGCCCATGCGCGAGATCACGCAATCGGACACGCCCACGGGCTTCGGCGGCGAGAAGAATCCGCCGATCTACGTCTACGATACGTCGGGCCCGTACACGGACCCGGAAGCGCAGATCGACATTCGCGCGGGTCTGCCCGCAGTGCGTCAGGCGTGGATCGAAAAGCGCGGCGACACCGAAGCGCTGCCGGGCCTCTCCTCCGACTACGGCCGCGAGCGCGCCGCCGACCCGGCCACGGCCGAGTTGCGTTTCCCCGGCCTGCATCGCACGCCGCGCCGCGCGCAACGCGGCAAGAACGTCACGCAGATGCACTACGCGCGTCAGGGCATCATCACGCCCGAGATGGAATACATCGCGATTCGCGAGAACCAGCGCCGCGCCGAATACCTCGAAAGCCTCAAGACCAGCGGCCCGAACGGCGCGAAGCTCGCCGCCATGATGGGCCGCCAGCATCCGGGCCAGGCGTTCGGCGCCGCGGCCTTCGGCAAGGATGCGCTCAAGGAAATCACGCCCGAATTCGTGCGCGAGGAAGTCGCGCGCGGCCGCGCGATCATTCCTGCGAACATCAACCACCCGGAAAGCGAGCCGATGATCATCGGCCGCAACTTCCTCGTGAAGATCAACGCGAACATCGGCAATTCGGCGGTGACGTCGTCGATCGGCGAGGAAGTCGACAAGATGACGTGGGCGATCCGCTGGGGCGGCGACACCGTCATGGATCTCTCCACCGGCAAGCACATCCACGAAACGCGCGAGTGGATCCTGCGCAACTCGCCGGTGCCGATCGGCACGGTGCCGATCTATCAGGCGCTCGAAAAGGTCAACGGCAAGGCCGAAGACCTCACGTGGGAAATGTTCCGCGACACGCTCATCGAACAGGCCGAGCAAGGCGTGGACTACTTCACGATCCACGCGGGCGTGCGCCTGCAATACGTGCCGCTCACGGCCAACCGCATGACCGGCATCGTGTCGCGCGGCGGTTCGATCATGGCCAAGTGGTGCCTCGCCCATCACAAGGAATCCTTCATTTACGAGCATTTCGAAGAGATCTGCGAAATCATGAAGGAATACGACGTGAGCTTTTCGCTGGGCGACGGCCTGCGCCCCGGCTCGATCTACGACGCCAACGACGAAGCGCAACTCGGCGAACTGAAGACGCTCGGCGAACTCACGCAGATCGCGTGGAAGCACGACGTGCAGGTGATGATCGAAGGCCCGGGCCACGTGCCGATGCAGCTCATCAAGGAGAACATGGACCTGCAACTGGAATGGTGCGACGAAGCGCCGTTCTACACGCTCGGACCGCTCACCACCGACATCGCGCCGGGCTACGACCACATCACCTCGGGTATCGGCGCGGCCATGATCGGCTGGTTCGGCACCGCGATGCTCTGCTATGTCACGCCGAAGGAACACCTGGGCTTGCCGAACAAGGACGACGTGAAGGAAGGCATCATCACGTACAAGCTCGCGGCGCACGCGGCCGATCTGGCCAAGGGTCATCCGGGCGCGCAGGTGCGCGACAACGCGCTCTCGAAGGCGCGTTTCGAGTTCCGCTGGGAAGACCAGTTCAACATCGGTCTCGATCCGGACAAGGCGCGCGAGTTTCACGACGAGACGCTGCCGAAGGACTCGGCCAAGGTCGCGCACTTCTGCTCGATGTGCGGCCCGCACTTCTGCTCGATGAAGATCACGCAGGACGTGCGCGACTTCGCGGCGAAGCAAGGCATGAGCGACGCCGAAGCGCTCAAGAAGGGCATGGAAGTGAAGGCGGTCGAGTTCGTGAAGCAAGGCGCCGAGATTTATCAGCGTCAATAA
- a CDS encoding ferritin-like domain-containing protein — protein sequence MSTTTHASYEFNLKRVREEARRNLEQGPVTENYGADRKTVLKLLNDSLATELVCVLRYKRHYFMAKGIESEAVAQEFLEHANEEQQHADMLAARIVQLGGEPDFSPAHLVERSHSEYKEGKNLEDMIRENLIAERIAIESYRSIIQYLGEGDTTTRRIFEEILAVEEEHADDMSDLLDK from the coding sequence ATGTCGACTACTACCCACGCTTCGTATGAATTCAACCTCAAGCGCGTGCGCGAGGAAGCGCGCCGCAATCTCGAGCAAGGCCCCGTCACCGAAAACTACGGTGCGGATCGCAAGACCGTGCTGAAGCTGCTCAACGATTCGCTCGCCACGGAACTCGTGTGCGTGCTGCGCTACAAGCGCCACTATTTCATGGCGAAGGGCATTGAGTCCGAAGCGGTGGCGCAAGAATTTCTCGAGCACGCGAACGAAGAACAACAGCACGCCGACATGCTCGCGGCGCGTATCGTCCAGCTCGGCGGCGAGCCCGACTTCTCGCCGGCGCACCTCGTGGAACGCTCGCATTCCGAATACAAGGAAGGCAAGAATCTCGAAGACATGATCCGCGAGAACCTGATCGCCGAGCGCATCGCCATTGAGAGCTATCGCTCGATCATCCAGTATCTCGGCGAAGGCGACACGACCACGCGCCGTATCTTCGAAGAGATTCTGGCGGTGGAAGAAGAACACGCCGACGACATGAGCGACCTGCTCGACAAATAA
- a CDS encoding GreA/GreB family elongation factor — MSSRKIRYLTELDLARLEKSAAEPGAAARQTMLDEFLERAEIVEPRDVGANIVTMNSQVTLVNDQGEPFTYTVVYPQGANVEQGRLNVFSPAGLALLGAKRGDTVRFMPPSGAVETLKIERILFQPEAADDFSL; from the coding sequence ATGTCGTCCCGAAAAATCCGCTACCTCACCGAACTCGATCTCGCGCGCCTCGAAAAAAGCGCCGCGGAACCCGGCGCCGCCGCGCGCCAAACCATGCTCGACGAATTCCTGGAACGCGCCGAGATCGTCGAGCCGCGCGATGTCGGCGCGAACATCGTCACGATGAACTCGCAGGTCACGCTCGTGAACGATCAGGGCGAGCCGTTCACCTACACGGTCGTGTATCCGCAAGGCGCGAATGTCGAGCAAGGCCGCCTCAACGTGTTTTCGCCCGCGGGCCTCGCGCTGCTGGGCGCCAAACGCGGCGACACGGTGCGCTTCATGCCGCCGAGCGGCGCGGTGGAAACGCTCAAGATCGAGCGCATCCTGTTCCAGCCCGAAGCCGCCGACGACTTCTCGCTGTAA
- a CDS encoding entericidin A/B family lipoprotein — translation MKRLIALFLVTASIAGLAACNTIAGAGEDVSAGGHAVTNSAEKAK, via the coding sequence ATGAAGCGCCTGATTGCACTCTTTCTCGTTACCGCATCGATCGCTGGCCTGGCCGCCTGCAATACGATTGCGGGCGCCGGCGAGGACGTTTCCGCTGGCGGCCACGCCGTCACGAACTCCGCCGAAAAGGCGAAGTAA
- a CDS encoding EamA family transporter — protein sequence MTTPLRSTTRTLAAGALRFATALWRFARSLRLPQTRGGQVALALAVVYFVWGSTYLGVHVALESFPPLLLSGLRNLLAGIGLFVFALRRRPVMPTLVEVRNAGVVGTMLVGLSSGMLAYGMRTVGTGTAAVMVATVPLFATLIAALSGRRVAKAEWGAIALGLVGIAILSRGGGASGTPGGCLAILCGALFWAVGAHLAGRLALPKDLFIATALQIGLGGAISTLVAWVSGERMGELHFLPVAAFLYLMLIGTMAAYVAYGYLIRHTSPLVASSCMYVNPVVAVALGALFLGEPITHATVIATVLILGSVGLSFIFDDRRRAA from the coding sequence ATGACGACGCCGCTTCGCTCCACCACGCGCACGCTTGCTGCTGGCGCGCTGCGCTTCGCCACGGCGCTATGGCGCTTCGCGCGCTCGCTGCGGCTGCCGCAAACGCGCGGCGGTCAGGTCGCGCTGGCGCTGGCCGTCGTCTATTTCGTCTGGGGCTCGACCTATCTGGGCGTGCACGTGGCGCTCGAATCGTTTCCGCCGCTGCTGCTCTCGGGCCTGCGCAACCTGCTCGCGGGCATCGGTTTGTTCGTGTTCGCGCTGCGCCGGCGGCCTGTGATGCCAACGCTCGTCGAGGTGCGCAACGCGGGCGTGGTCGGCACGATGCTGGTGGGCTTGTCGAGTGGCATGCTCGCGTACGGCATGCGTACCGTAGGCACGGGTACGGCGGCCGTGATGGTCGCCACGGTGCCGCTGTTCGCCACGTTGATCGCCGCGCTCTCGGGGCGCCGCGTCGCGAAAGCCGAGTGGGGCGCGATCGCGCTCGGGCTCGTGGGCATTGCGATCCTGAGTCGCGGCGGGGGCGCCTCGGGTACGCCGGGCGGCTGTCTCGCGATTCTGTGCGGCGCGCTGTTCTGGGCGGTGGGCGCGCATCTGGCCGGGCGGCTCGCGCTGCCGAAGGATCTGTTCATCGCCACGGCCTTGCAGATCGGCCTGGGCGGCGCGATTTCGACGCTCGTCGCGTGGGTCAGCGGTGAGCGTATGGGCGAGCTGCATTTTTTGCCCGTGGCCGCGTTTCTCTACCTCATGTTGATCGGCACGATGGCCGCGTATGTCGCGTATGGCTATCTCATTCGCCATACGAGCCCGCTCGTGGCGAGCAGCTGCATGTACGTGAATCCGGTTGTGGCCGTCGCGCTGGGCGCGCTATTCCTCGGCGAGCCGATCACGCATGCCACGGTCATCGCGACCGTGCTGATTTTGGGCAGTGTCGGCTTGTCGTTCATCTTCGACGACCGGCGCCGCGCCGCTTGA
- a CDS encoding ABC transporter permease, which produces MHDLTFPLRWRVALLAPALAVFLAFWLLPMVTLVQVSADGHFLDTYRALLTNGRYMRSLVATVALSAAVTAATLVISTICGLLLARRAFPGRRTLLALLTFPLAFPGVVVGFMVIMLAGRQGLIGALALRFTGERWVFAYSMAGLFIGYLYFSIPRVIVTVMAVAGQLDASLEEAARSLGASPWRVFRDVVLPALTPGLVAAGAICFATAMGAFGTAFTLATDIDVLPMTIYTEFTLNANMVTAAGLSIVLGVVTWAVLTLARSVTGSAVAATA; this is translated from the coding sequence ATGCACGACCTGACTTTTCCGTTGCGCTGGCGCGTGGCGCTACTCGCGCCCGCGCTCGCCGTGTTTCTCGCCTTCTGGCTGCTGCCGATGGTCACGCTCGTGCAGGTCAGCGCCGACGGCCATTTCCTCGACACGTATCGCGCCCTCCTCACCAACGGCCGCTACATGCGAAGCCTCGTGGCAACCGTCGCGCTGTCGGCGGCCGTGACCGCTGCGACGCTCGTGATCTCGACTATCTGCGGCCTGCTGCTCGCGCGCCGCGCCTTCCCCGGACGCCGCACGCTGCTCGCGCTGCTCACGTTTCCGCTCGCGTTTCCGGGCGTGGTGGTCGGCTTCATGGTCATCATGCTCGCCGGGCGCCAAGGCTTGATCGGCGCGCTCGCGCTGCGCTTCACGGGCGAGCGCTGGGTGTTCGCGTATTCGATGGCGGGCCTCTTCATCGGCTATCTGTACTTTTCGATTCCGCGCGTGATCGTCACGGTGATGGCGGTCGCGGGCCAGCTCGACGCCTCGCTCGAAGAAGCCGCGCGCTCGCTCGGCGCCTCGCCGTGGCGCGTGTTTCGCGACGTGGTGCTGCCCGCGCTCACGCCGGGACTCGTCGCCGCGGGCGCAATCTGCTTCGCGACGGCGATGGGCGCGTTCGGCACCGCCTTCACGCTCGCCACCGACATCGACGTCTTGCCGATGACGATCTACACCGAGTTCACGCTCAACGCGAACATGGTGACGGCGGCCGGTCTCTCGATCGTGCTCGGCGTGGTGACGTGGGCCGTGCTCACGCTCGCGCGCAGCGTGACGGGCTCGGCCGTCGCGGCCACCGCATGA
- a CDS encoding MFS transporter produces MSHTDSATAGESRSLRGLLLLLATIAGVTVANIYFNQPLLDDFRQSFPSGAAWIGAVPAATQLGYALGMLLLAPLGDRYDRRRIILLQIALVCVALLVAATAPTLVVLIAASLAIGVLATIAQQAVPFAAELAPPEGRGHAVGTVMSGLLLGILLARTAAGFIGQYFGWRAVFGASIVALLVLAVVIVKKLPKSQPTSTLGYGKLIGSMWHLAVELKGLREASATGACLFAAFSLFWPVLTFLLAGEPFHFGPQAAGLFGIVGAAGALAAPWAGRSADKRGPRAVITLSLALLALAFVIFAFSGKSLVGLVIGVIVLDVGVQAAQISNQSRIYALRPEARSRVNTVYMVCYFIGGATGSAVGAITWHAFGWVGACVAGLAFTALAGWIHYATRPREGAGAQASSAQ; encoded by the coding sequence ATGTCCCACACCGATTCCGCAACCGCCGGCGAGAGCCGCTCGTTGCGCGGCCTTTTGCTCCTGCTCGCGACCATCGCGGGCGTGACGGTCGCGAACATTTATTTCAACCAGCCGCTGCTCGACGATTTTCGTCAAAGCTTTCCGTCCGGGGCCGCGTGGATCGGCGCGGTGCCCGCGGCAACGCAACTCGGTTACGCGCTCGGCATGCTGCTGCTCGCCCCGCTCGGCGACCGCTACGACCGCCGCCGCATCATCCTGCTGCAGATCGCGCTCGTGTGCGTCGCGCTGCTCGTCGCGGCCACGGCGCCCACGCTCGTCGTGCTGATCGCCGCAAGTCTCGCCATCGGCGTGCTGGCCACCATCGCGCAACAGGCCGTGCCGTTCGCCGCCGAACTCGCGCCGCCCGAAGGCCGCGGCCATGCGGTCGGCACCGTCATGAGCGGCCTGCTGCTCGGCATCCTGCTCGCGCGCACGGCGGCCGGTTTCATCGGCCAGTACTTCGGCTGGCGCGCGGTGTTCGGCGCGTCGATCGTCGCGCTGCTCGTGCTCGCCGTCGTCATCGTCAAAAAGCTGCCGAAAAGCCAGCCGACCTCGACGCTCGGCTACGGCAAGCTGATCGGCTCGATGTGGCATCTCGCGGTCGAGCTGAAAGGCCTGCGCGAAGCGTCGGCAACGGGCGCCTGTCTGTTCGCGGCATTCAGCCTGTTCTGGCCGGTGCTCACGTTCCTGCTCGCGGGCGAGCCATTCCATTTCGGTCCGCAGGCCGCCGGGCTGTTCGGCATCGTGGGCGCAGCGGGCGCGCTGGCCGCGCCGTGGGCCGGCCGTTCCGCCGACAAGCGCGGGCCGCGCGCCGTCATCACGCTCTCGCTCGCGTTGCTCGCGCTGGCGTTCGTGATCTTCGCGTTTTCGGGGAAAAGTCTCGTCGGTCTCGTGATCGGCGTGATCGTGCTCGACGTGGGCGTGCAGGCCGCGCAGATCTCGAACCAGTCGCGCATTTACGCCCTGCGGCCCGAGGCGCGCAGCCGCGTGAATACGGTCTACATGGTCTGCTATTTCATTGGCGGCGCGACGGGCTCGGCCGTGGGCGCGATCACGTGGCACGCGTTCGGCTGGGTGGGCGCGTGCGTCGCGGGCCTGGCCTTCACGGCGCTCGCGGGCTGGATCCACTATGCAACGCGCCCGCGCGAAGGCGCGGGCGCTCAGGCTTCGTCGGCGCAATAA
- a CDS encoding ABC transporter ATP-binding protein, with the protein MKLESIPITLTRCAKTFHGARVLEALDLTIGAGETLVLLGPSGCGKTTTLRIIAGLEMPDAHGRVAFGDEDVTALPIERRKVGMVFQNYALFPNLDVRGNIGYGLKIQRVPAAEARARVDELLAMMRLEAHAAKPISQLSGGQRQRVALARALAPRPRVLLLDEPLTALDARLRDTLRAEMNTLLRELGVTTVYVTHDQAEAMELGDRIVVMSAGRIEQIGTPREIYYQPASRAVAQFIGTLNRLAGEWQDGMLRTSGGAIRVERAASATHAASTNPSGAAELFFRPEDATLADPAVAPLRGVIEQATFLGERTRLTIGGAAPDALFVDVAGRIELARGTPVGIAIAPEALIALA; encoded by the coding sequence ATGAAACTCGAATCGATCCCGATCACGCTCACGCGCTGCGCCAAGACCTTTCACGGAGCGCGCGTGCTCGAAGCGCTCGATCTGACGATCGGCGCGGGAGAAACGCTGGTGCTGCTCGGCCCCTCGGGCTGCGGCAAGACCACCACGCTGCGCATCATCGCCGGTCTGGAGATGCCCGACGCGCACGGCCGGGTGGCGTTCGGCGACGAAGACGTGACCGCGCTGCCCATCGAACGCCGCAAGGTCGGCATGGTGTTCCAGAACTACGCGTTGTTTCCAAACCTCGACGTGCGCGGCAACATCGGCTACGGCCTCAAGATCCAGCGCGTGCCCGCCGCCGAGGCGCGGGCCCGCGTGGACGAACTGCTCGCGATGATGCGCCTCGAAGCGCACGCCGCGAAGCCCATCAGCCAGCTGTCGGGCGGCCAGCGGCAGCGCGTGGCGCTGGCCCGCGCGCTCGCGCCGCGTCCGCGCGTGCTGCTGCTCGACGAACCGCTCACCGCGCTCGACGCGCGCCTGCGCGACACCTTGCGCGCCGAGATGAACACGCTCCTGCGCGAACTGGGCGTGACGACCGTGTACGTCACGCACGATCAGGCCGAGGCGATGGAACTGGGCGACCGCATCGTCGTCATGAGCGCGGGCCGCATCGAGCAGATCGGCACGCCGCGCGAGATCTACTACCAGCCCGCGAGCCGCGCCGTCGCGCAGTTCATCGGCACGCTCAACCGGCTCGCCGGAGAATGGCAGGACGGCATGCTGCGCACGAGCGGCGGCGCAATACGTGTAGAGCGTGCGGCCAGCGCGACGCATGCGGCAAGCACCAACCCATCGGGCGCGGCGGAGCTGTTCTTCCGCCCCGAAGACGCCACGCTCGCCGATCCCGCCGTCGCGCCCTTGCGCGGCGTGATCGAACAGGCCACGTTTCTCGGCGAGCGCACGCGCCTCACGATCGGCGGTGCGGCACCCGATGCGCTTTTCGTCGATGTCGCGGGCCGGATCGAACTGGCTCGCGGCACGCCTGTCGGTATCGCGATCGCCCCGGAAGCATTGATCGCGCTCGCGTAA
- a CDS encoding phosphodiesterase, with protein sequence MLLVQISDLHIKQPGALAYRRVDTAASLARTIARLNALAPRPDAVLMTGDLVDRGTVEEYRHLKTLLDTLEIPYWLLIGNHDAREPLREVFADRPELREGGDFIQYAVDLGPLRVIALDSMQPGQSAGTLCEARLAWLAEQLDAARELPVIVALHHPPFDCGIAHMDAIRLEPRAAEQLEALIARHPNVERVLCGHVHRPMFVRFGGTIAAAVPAPAHQVTLDLAPDAPSTFTLEPAAYAIHRYEARGGLVTHHGYVDAFDGPYPFHDMSGELIA encoded by the coding sequence ATGTTGCTCGTCCAGATCAGCGACCTGCACATCAAGCAACCCGGCGCGCTCGCCTACCGTCGCGTCGATACGGCGGCGAGCCTCGCGCGCACCATCGCGCGCCTGAACGCCCTCGCGCCGCGCCCCGACGCCGTGCTGATGACCGGCGATCTCGTCGACCGCGGCACGGTCGAGGAGTATCGACATCTGAAAACCTTGCTCGACACGCTCGAGATTCCCTACTGGCTGCTGATCGGCAATCACGACGCGCGCGAGCCGCTGCGCGAAGTCTTCGCCGATCGCCCCGAACTGCGCGAAGGCGGCGACTTCATTCAGTACGCCGTCGACCTCGGGCCGCTGCGCGTGATCGCGCTCGATTCGATGCAGCCGGGCCAGAGCGCCGGCACGCTCTGCGAGGCGCGTCTCGCGTGGCTCGCAGAGCAGCTCGACGCCGCGCGCGAGTTGCCCGTGATCGTCGCGCTTCATCATCCGCCGTTCGATTGCGGCATCGCGCACATGGACGCGATTCGTCTCGAGCCGCGCGCCGCCGAGCAACTCGAAGCGCTGATCGCGCGCCACCCGAACGTGGAGCGCGTGCTGTGCGGCCACGTGCACCGGCCGATGTTCGTGCGCTTCGGCGGCACCATTGCCGCGGCCGTGCCCGCGCCCGCGCACCAGGTCACGCTCGATCTGGCGCCCGACGCGCCTTCGACCTTCACGCTCGAACCGGCCGCTTACGCGATCCATCGCTACGAGGCGCGCGGCGGGCTCGTCACGCACCACGGCTACGTGGACGCGTTCGACGGTCCTTACCCGTTTCACGATATGTCCGGCGAACTGATCGCCTGA
- a CDS encoding ABC transporter permease, with protein MKSPLHSLPASTRSHNDDAPGAQRTPRRFAVPTARTWIACGQWLVTLATCAFLIVPVVMSIVAGLTVNYFRGVASGLTLRWLDEVWTQYHASVFLSLEVAAATLAVTLLTGVPAGYALARSKTRLSRVIEELLVLPVALPGLASALALLVVYGGFSAFRMSVAFIVVGHVVFTLPFMVRPVAAVCSQADLRTLEEGAASLGASFWQRFVTIVLPNARPGIVAGALAVLTLSIGEFNLTWMLHTPDTKTLPVGLADTYASLRLEVGSAYTILFFLMTMPLLVAMQWLGVDVPGVAGKQHKRQKPKDTV; from the coding sequence ATGAAGTCGCCCCTGCATTCGCTGCCCGCTTCCACGCGCTCGCACAACGACGACGCACCCGGCGCGCAACGCACGCCGCGCCGTTTCGCGGTGCCCACCGCCCGCACGTGGATCGCGTGCGGCCAGTGGCTCGTCACGCTCGCCACCTGCGCGTTCCTGATCGTGCCCGTGGTGATGTCGATCGTCGCCGGGCTCACGGTCAACTATTTTCGCGGCGTGGCGAGCGGTCTCACGCTGCGCTGGCTCGACGAAGTCTGGACGCAATATCACGCGAGCGTGTTCCTCTCGCTCGAAGTGGCCGCCGCGACGCTCGCCGTCACCCTGCTCACCGGCGTGCCAGCGGGCTATGCGCTCGCGCGCAGCAAGACGCGTCTGTCGCGCGTGATCGAAGAACTGCTCGTGCTGCCGGTCGCGCTGCCGGGCCTCGCTTCGGCGCTCGCGCTGCTCGTGGTCTACGGCGGCTTCTCCGCGTTTCGCATGAGCGTGGCGTTCATCGTGGTCGGCCACGTGGTGTTCACGCTGCCGTTCATGGTGCGGCCCGTCGCGGCCGTGTGCTCGCAAGCGGATCTGCGCACGCTCGAAGAAGGCGCCGCGAGCCTCGGCGCGAGCTTCTGGCAGCGCTTCGTGACGATCGTGCTGCCCAACGCGCGGCCCGGCATCGTGGCGGGCGCGCTCGCCGTGCTCACGCTCTCGATCGGCGAATTCAACCTCACGTGGATGCTGCACACGCCCGACACGAAAACGCTGCCCGTGGGTCTCGCCGACACCTACGCCTCGCTGCGGCTCGAAGTGGGCAGCGCGTACACGATCCTGTTCTTCCTGATGACCATGCCGCTGCTCGTGGCAATGCAATGGCTCGGCGTGGACGTGCCCGGCGTGGCGGGAAAGCAGCACAAGCGGCAGAAACCGAAGGACACCGTATGA